A window of the Thermococcus sp. M39 genome harbors these coding sequences:
- a CDS encoding DUF433 domain-containing protein: MKWIVVDPEICHGKPVFKGTRILVSDVLEMLAAGMSIEEILKEYPQLSEEMIREAIEYAARLIRGEYNVVKVST; encoded by the coding sequence ATGAAGTGGATAGTTGTTGATCCCGAAATCTGTCATGGAAAACCTGTTTTTAAAGGAACAAGAATACTGGTTAGTGATGTACTTGAGATGCTAGCTGCTGGTATGAGCATTGAAGAAATACTTAAAGAGTATCCGCAGCTAAGCGAGGAAATGATAAGAGAGGCTATTGAATATGCAGCAAGGCTCATACGGGGAGAATATAATGTCGTTAAGGTTTCTACTTGA
- the crcB gene encoding fluoride efflux transporter CrcB gives MNAKLIVAIALGGALGALTRFYISGILPVYKDFPVGTLLVNSIASFILGYLYGLLFFGYDVSPNTRLFLGTGFCGALSTFSTFSYETFILLREKEYTLALLNISANVIITISLVFLGFILARR, from the coding sequence ATGAACGCTAAGCTTATAGTCGCAATTGCCCTGGGAGGCGCATTAGGAGCGTTGACAAGATTTTACATCTCTGGAATTTTGCCAGTCTACAAAGACTTCCCAGTAGGAACGCTTTTGGTGAACAGCATAGCGAGCTTTATACTCGGCTATCTCTACGGATTACTCTTCTTTGGTTACGACGTTTCTCCAAATACAAGACTCTTTTTGGGAACGGGTTTCTGCGGAGCTTTGAGTACGTTTTCGACATTTTCCTACGAAACATTTATCCTCTTGAGGGAGAAAGAATACACTCTAGCTTTGCTCAACATCTCGGCAAATGTTATAATTACCATAAGCTTGGTGTTTTTGGGCTTCATTCTAGCAAGGAGGTGA
- a CDS encoding DUF190 domain-containing protein: MVEVEHWNTLRLKIYIGENDTYDGKPLYKAIVEKLREMGIAGATVYRGILGFGKKSKMHSADILRLSTDLPIVIEAVDRGYKIEKAICEIKPMIKDGMITVEPVIVVWVGSEEEVKKFEEDTVR, translated from the coding sequence ATGGTTGAAGTTGAGCACTGGAATACTCTGAGATTGAAGATATACATTGGAGAAAATGACACCTATGATGGGAAACCTCTCTACAAGGCGATAGTTGAAAAGCTTCGTGAAATGGGAATTGCTGGAGCAACGGTGTATAGGGGAATTTTGGGCTTTGGCAAGAAAAGCAAAATGCACTCTGCTGATATATTGAGGCTTTCTACTGATTTACCAATAGTCATAGAAGCCGTTGATAGAGGTTACAAGATAGAGAAGGCAATCTGCGAGATAAAACCAATGATTAAGGACGGCATGATAACAGTTGAGCCGGTGATAGTTGTATGGGTCGGAAGTGAGGAGGAAGTGAAAAAATTCGAAGAAGATACTGTGAGATAA
- a CDS encoding DUF6062 family protein, whose protein sequence is MAMDLIGIYLREAIQESGCPVCRMLKKYEEDIIGQILYEHVNNPSVREKFAESLGLCTYHAWKMKEIAYSNPLYGGLGVAIIYEHMLSIYINSLKSGKNLEEKKCYLCDLVEIKEQHTIEALADRLSELIEDYKNSEAILCKKHYEELMLLLRKRSPKLAGKLREIQIKKLERTKDLMRAFIEKFDYRSKEAPTEREATSVLKAIESLKGLPLEVNFIKKQKPHSIFRGVLLGNRD, encoded by the coding sequence ATGGCTATGGATTTGATTGGGATTTATTTAAGAGAGGCTATTCAAGAATCTGGCTGTCCAGTGTGCAGAATGCTCAAAAAGTACGAAGAGGATATAATCGGCCAGATACTGTACGAGCATGTCAACAATCCCAGCGTTAGAGAGAAGTTTGCAGAGAGCTTAGGCTTATGCACTTATCATGCATGGAAAATGAAGGAGATAGCATATTCAAACCCTCTCTACGGTGGGCTTGGAGTGGCAATTATTTACGAGCACATGCTTTCCATTTACATTAATTCCCTCAAAAGCGGGAAAAATCTCGAAGAGAAGAAGTGCTACCTTTGTGATTTAGTCGAGATAAAGGAGCAGCACACCATAGAAGCTCTAGCTGACAGACTCAGCGAACTTATTGAAGACTATAAGAACTCAGAAGCAATTCTATGCAAAAAGCACTACGAAGAGCTGATGCTCCTCCTTCGGAAAAGAAGTCCAAAGCTGGCTGGCAAGCTAAGAGAGATTCAAATAAAAAAGCTCGAGAGAACTAAAGATCTAATGAGGGCTTTTATTGAAAAATTTGACTACCGCTCAAAAGAAGCCCCAACAGAAAGAGAAGCCACATCAGTGCTTAAAGCTATTGAGAGCCTTAAGGGTCTCCCATTGGAGGTTAATTTTATAAAGAAACAGAAACCGCACTCAATCTTTAGAGGTGTCCTCCTTGGAAATAGAGATTAG
- the coaBC gene encoding bifunctional phosphopantothenoylcysteine decarboxylase/phosphopantothenate--cysteine ligase CoaBC, whose translation MLHHVKLIYATKSRKLVGKKIVLAIPGSIAAVECVKLARELIRHGAEVHAVMSESAQKIIHPYAMEFATGNPVVTEITGFIEHVELVGEHENKADLVLVCPATANTISKIACGIDDTPVTTVVTTAFAHTPIMIAPAMHSSMYEHPIVKENIEKLKKLGVEFIGPKFEEGKAKVASIDEIVYRVIKKLHKKDLKGKRVLVTAGATREYIDPIRFITNKSSGKMGVALAEEADFRGAEVTLIKTKGSVPSFVENQIEVETVEEMLRAIENELMSKKYDVVILAAAVSDFKPKEKAEKKIKSGQTLILELVPTPKIIQRVKEIQPDVFLVGFKAEYGVSEEELIAQARNQIEKAKSDVVIANKGEIAFGSEENEVYWVTKDKAEKFPRMNKRELAEKIWDKIVEML comes from the coding sequence ATGCTTCATCATGTTAAGCTGATTTATGCAACCAAAAGCAGAAAACTTGTTGGTAAGAAAATTGTTCTTGCCATTCCTGGAAGCATAGCGGCAGTTGAGTGTGTAAAGCTGGCGAGAGAGCTGATAAGACACGGGGCAGAGGTTCATGCTGTTATGAGCGAAAGTGCCCAGAAAATAATTCATCCCTATGCAATGGAGTTTGCAACTGGAAATCCCGTAGTTACTGAGATTACCGGGTTTATAGAGCATGTTGAATTGGTGGGAGAGCATGAGAATAAAGCAGATTTGGTCTTAGTGTGTCCAGCAACTGCAAACACAATTTCAAAGATAGCATGTGGGATTGATGATACCCCAGTCACAACCGTTGTGACAACAGCTTTTGCCCACACACCGATAATGATAGCCCCTGCTATGCATTCAAGCATGTATGAACATCCAATAGTAAAGGAGAATATAGAGAAGCTCAAAAAGCTTGGTGTCGAGTTTATAGGGCCAAAATTCGAAGAAGGCAAAGCAAAAGTTGCCAGCATTGACGAAATCGTTTACCGCGTCATTAAAAAGCTCCACAAGAAGGATTTGAAAGGTAAGCGAGTTTTAGTAACAGCAGGAGCTACAAGAGAATACATTGACCCAATAAGGTTCATTACAAACAAAAGTTCTGGAAAAATGGGCGTTGCTCTGGCGGAAGAGGCTGACTTTAGAGGAGCTGAGGTGACTTTAATCAAAACCAAGGGAAGTGTGCCAAGCTTTGTAGAAAATCAAATTGAAGTTGAGACTGTTGAAGAAATGTTGCGCGCAATAGAAAATGAGCTGATGAGTAAAAAGTATGATGTTGTAATCTTAGCTGCCGCTGTCAGCGATTTCAAACCAAAAGAAAAGGCTGAAAAGAAGATAAAGAGCGGACAAACACTCATTTTGGAATTGGTTCCAACCCCAAAGATAATCCAGAGGGTAAAGGAGATACAACCGGATGTGTTCTTGGTTGGATTTAAGGCTGAATATGGTGTTAGTGAGGAAGAGCTTATTGCTCAGGCAAGAAACCAGATTGAGAAAGCCAAAAGCGATGTTGTGATTGCCAACAAGGGTGAGATCGCTTTTGGCAGTGAAGAAAATGAGGTTTACTGGGTTACAAAAGACAAAGCCGAAAAATTCCCAAGAATGAACAAGAGAGAACTGGCTGAAAAGATTTGGGACAAGATTGTTGAGATGCTTTAG
- a CDS encoding aspartate/glutamate racemase family protein produces MKKIGIIGGMSPESTLYYYKKFIEISREKFGLYFYPELIIYSINFKEFKDNPDGWEGRKRILINAAKALERAGAEVIGIAANTPHMVFSDVQRAINVEMVSIIDAVAEEAKRRGLRKLLLLGTKTTMTMPFYKEALKEKGFDVIVPNEDEIEEINRILFEEFVFGNFKSKPYLLDVIEKYMSEQDIEGVILGCTELPLAIKPEDVSAEVLDTAEIHVRALIEKALG; encoded by the coding sequence ATGAAAAAGATAGGAATAATCGGTGGAATGAGTCCAGAATCAACACTCTACTATTATAAAAAGTTCATTGAAATCTCAAGAGAAAAGTTTGGGCTATATTTTTATCCAGAGCTGATTATTTACAGCATCAACTTCAAGGAGTTCAAAGACAATCCCGATGGCTGGGAAGGTAGGAAAAGAATCCTAATAAACGCAGCAAAAGCCTTAGAAAGAGCTGGAGCTGAAGTGATTGGGATTGCAGCAAACACTCCCCACATGGTGTTTTCTGATGTTCAAAGAGCTATAAACGTTGAAATGGTCAGCATAATTGACGCGGTTGCTGAGGAAGCTAAAAGAAGAGGGCTGAGAAAGCTTCTTCTTTTAGGAACCAAAACTACAATGACAATGCCGTTCTACAAGGAAGCGCTCAAAGAGAAGGGCTTCGATGTAATAGTGCCAAATGAAGATGAGATTGAGGAAATAAACAGAATACTCTTCGAAGAGTTCGTATTTGGAAACTTTAAAAGCAAACCCTACCTCCTAGATGTCATAGAGAAATATATGAGTGAACAAGATATTGAAGGTGTTATATTAGGATGCACAGAGCTTCCATTAGCTATAAAACCAGAAGATGTTAGTGCTGAAGTTCTCGATACCGCGGAAATTCACGTTAGAGCATTGATTGAAAAGGCTTTGGGATGA